Genomic DNA from Oncorhynchus clarkii lewisi isolate Uvic-CL-2024 chromosome 5, UVic_Ocla_1.0, whole genome shotgun sequence:
ACGGTGGCTCAAACCTGGACAGGCACGGAAATGGCATCGCCACCCCCAGCATGGAGGAAGCCCTTCAGATAATCCACAACACCGGTAGGCAGGCCCCACAGCGCCCTCTGACAGAGGGCATCAAAAATGGGTTCTTCCTGCACAGTCCAAACCAGGGCAGAGGAGGTGGTGAAGTTGGCCTGGATCCTAATGCTCGACCGGAGAAGAGGGACCTAGACTCGTTGAGCACCACAGACACTACGGAGGTGGACACGGGCATCCACGTGAGGACCGAGGACATCGCTGAGACCCTGGACGAGGACTCATCGCTGAGGGAAGCTCTGAGCATGGAGCTGGACATGGACACGCCCAGCCCCTGCCCCAGCAGCTCTGGCTACGCCAAATCTCCCTCCACCAGCTCCGGCACCAAGATGACCAGCTTTGCCGAGCAGAAGTTCCGGAAGCTCGGTGTCCCCGAATCGGGGGGAAGAAGCAGCAGCAGCGGGGGCGGCAGCTCCCTCAAGACCACCCCCGAGGGCTCAGAACTGGGCCTCCCGTTGTCCGTCTCCTGGGCACCCACTCCGGAACACAGCCCCGTGCATCAACAGATTGCGCCTCTCACCCAAGACACTCCAACTGGGCCAGCCCAGGCCCCTCTCCCTAGCGACCCGGCCCAGGCCATGGCGACAGAGATGGTGGAGCTGCGCATGCGCCTGGAGGAGAAGCGAAAAGCCATTGAGGCGCAGAAGAAGAAGGTGGAGGCCGCATTCACTCGCCACCGCCAGAGGATGGGCCGCTCCATCTTCCTGGACGTGGTCAAGAGGAAGGGTGACGGCGCCTCGGGGGtaggaggacaggaggaagggGGGAAGACGACAACGGAAGATGAGAGGAAAACAGGGAGGAGCAAAGCGGACACGCCCGACGGGGCTGAGCAGGGGCAGGGACTCTCTGGGGCCCGCTGGCTGAAATCCTCCTCctccggaggaggaggaggaggaggaggaggaggaggaggagaagagggaggtcaAGGTCCCGCCGGAGGTCAAGGACCCGGTGAGGTGGATCTAGCTGAATACACACGCTCCATCGAGAAGCTGAACCACTCGTTGGGCTTCCTGCAGACAGAGATGCAGCGCCTGGCCCAACAACAGGAGGTCATCATGGCCATGAGAGAACAAAAGCAACAACAGGCCTGGGTCATCCCCCCTCCCCAGACCTCGCCACAGAAATACGCCCACGCCTCCACCCGCTCCTCCGGCTCACCCTCCCCGGCCGACTCACCCCGCTCCGCCCACCGCTCGCCCACGAGCATCAAGAGGAAGTCGGCCTCCTTTCACTCACGGAACCCCCGCACGCCGCGCCCCAGCGAGCTCAAGCTGGCCCCCTATAACCGCTGCCTGACAGCGCCCCAGTCTGTGGACAGCCTCCCCCGCCTGCGCCGGTTCTCCCCATTCCAGCCCATGGCCTTTGCCTACATGGGGGAGAAACCCGCCGGTCAaaccacagagacagaggacaaggATAGGGACAGGGACACTGAACCGCTGCTATCCCCAGAGACAGAGGCAGGTaatgcctcttctccctcctccccagcCAAAGACAAGCAGAAAAGACAAGAAGGGACCCGAGAGATTGCCAAGAAGGATGAAGCAGAGGAACATGAGGAGATGGAAGTAGAGGAGAAGAAGCAGGTGAAAATGGATGATCTCAAACCCATAATAGTGTCGACTGTATCTGAAGTGCTGGCCCAGCCAGTGAAAGAGACCTTTACGGTCACCCCCACCGAGACCCCCCTTATCTCAGACCTCTTTGGCGGGGCAAGAAGCAACCTGATTGAGGTGCCTCTGTATGTGTTCAAGCCTCTTGAGGGAGAAGGCatggaggagagtggagacaTGGAGGGGATCTATGGCGATGACGAGAAAATGTCCTGTGGCTTTTTCTTTAAGGTAGGAAGTTAAAGATACATGATAGAAGTTGTTTTGCTAATAGTTGTGAGCTAATTTTGACACAATATTTCTGTCCATTTAGAACCCTTTTGGCTCAAGAGTATCCCCAGAGGCAAACGTTCTGTACAATTTAAAGATCCCGAACAATCATTCTGATTCCCATGTAAAATAGCATTTTGAGTGACTAAAACATCACCCATAATATTTCTTCCCGATATATAAATActcaacattttagaaaaagtacTTTTTCTCTCATGTCGAACTACCAGGAAGTCTGAAAAGACAGTGGGTGGGGAGCTATTAGACTGAGTAGGCGGGGAGCTTACCTTGACTGACGGTTCTTTGAAAATACCTATActtccgttcaaaagtttggggtcacttagaaatgtccttgttttttaaagaaaagcaacatttttgtccattaaaacaacatcaaattgataagaaatacagggtagacattgttaatgtggtaaatgactattgtagctggaaactgcagatttttaatggaatataaAAGGAGTaccgaggcccattatcagcaaccatcactcctgtgttccaatggcacgttgtgttagctaatccaagtttataatttaccggctaattgatcattagaaaacccttttgcaattatgttagcacagctgaaaactgtggtgttgattaaataagcaataaaactggccttctttagactagttgagtatctggagcatcagcatttgtgggttcgattacaggctcaaaatggccagaaacaaataactttcttccgAAAATCGTCAGTATATTCTTGTTCtgcgaaatgaaggctattccatgcgagaaattgccaagaaactgaagatctcgtacaacgctgtgtattactcccttcaaagaacagtgcaaacgggctctaaccagaatagaaagagtgggaggccctggtgcacgactgagcaagaggacattagagtgtctattttgagaaacagacacctcacaagtcatcaactggcagcttcattaaatagtaccagcaaaacaccagtcttaacaacaacagtgaagaggcgactccaggatgctggtcttctaggcagagttgcaaagaaaaagccatatctcagactggccaataaaaagaaaagattaagctggccaaaagaacacagacactggacagaggaactgttGATGttgctgttgatgttgagactggtgttttgctggtactatttaatgaagctgccagttgagtacatgtgaggcgtctgtttctcaaactagacactgtaatgtacttgtcctcttgctcagttgtgcactgggcctcccactcctctttctattctggttagagccagggaagggagtagtacacagcgttgtaacgagatcttcagtttcttggcaatttctcgcatggagtagccttaatttctcagaacaataagttgacaagtttcagaaaaaaggtctttgtttctagccattttgagcctgtaatcagaAAAAAAAGAAGCTATTGCGATTATGTTGAATTATGTTTGGTAAATAAAAATAGACATggtagtggtaatatttcattcagtacagcAATTTTAAGGCGGCTTAACCCGGTGTAAGTTGTtccaagagaccacttttttgACTGTTCGGGACCTTTTTATGTTTGGGAATAATCTACAAAACAATAACTGTTACATTAGTGTGTAAATGTCAGATTCTGGATATTTGGCCGCCAAAAATGACTATTGTCTAATGTAATTGAAAAATCCTGTGCTTTGTTTATTGGAAGGAaatactctgtttataatatgaGATGAATGATTTTTTAAATAGGTCAAGCCGAGGACAACTTGGTCTTTCCTGTTCTGGGGAgggtatctagctagctacagttgtcTGTGCCTTTATCTAGGTCAGGAAACTGGAGCTTGTGAATAATTCAGATGCAGCTGCTGAGAAGTGGGTTCGTAGAGATGTTGAGCTCGTTGTAGGATAGTTGTGATGAGGTTCACATGCAATTTTCAGCATTCAGATCAAATGATCAGATTTTGCACATGGTATTGGATCTTGTGTGCCACAGTAAGAAATAGTCATCAGTAGAGGCGTATTGCTATTAGAGAGAGCATCGCTCCCTGTTTAGTTGTAATTACTTAGGAAATACACCCAGCAAGGGGCCTCTGCCTAGGGTGGCCTACTCTTAGACTAAAATGCATGTTCAATTAATAGTCTCCATTGAAAGTGCTAGCATGTTCAGCGAAAAGTCTCCACTAAAACTGCTTTCAAGTCCTGAGTGGTAGGTATAATCTTGGTCTGTGCAGCTGCCCCTTTAAATGTACCAGAAGAAATAACATCTCACATTAACCAGGGAAGTCCTGAGAGTTCCTGTAACTGTACACCACTGGTTATGAAAGAACACCACTGACTGTGTGTACCTGTCCCCAGGATGACGGTAAGGGGGAGAGCAACATGGCTCAGAAGAGGGCTGCTCTCGTGGAGAAGAGgctgaggagggagaaggagacgcAGCAGAAGAAGCTGCAGCAGGAGGCGGAGCTAGAGCAGAAGAAGGAGGAGGCACGGTCTGTATTCCCTTCCACTACAATCATGCACAAGCATGCACATACTCACACCCACATACAAAGACTCACACTTGAGCTGTTTTTAAAGCCCCTCACACATAGTATCATGTTGTTTGACGTTagtcaatcaaattgtatttgtcaaagtacatcaatcaatcaatcaaatgtatttataaagcacttcttacatcagctgatgtcacaaagtgctgtacagaaacccagcctaaaaccccaaacagcaagcaatgcaggtgtagaagcatgaaATGCTAATGCAATTGATCAAAGTACATTACTACTGATTGTCTGGTAATGTGCATGAATCAATATTCAAATACTTCGATCAATTGCATACCATTGTCTATGTATGATTGTGTCCCGGTCATAGTTTTACATGTTCTTGATTCTTGGTCATCATCTATTTCTCCTTTCAGAGTGAAAGCAGAGGAGGAGCacgtgaggaaggaggaggagaaggcccGCCGGGAGTTCATCAAGCAGGAGTACATGAGGAGGAAGCAGCTCAAGCTCATGGAGGACATGGACACAGTGATGAAGCCGCGGCTGGCCGGCTCCAAACAGAGGAGAGCCCGGCCCAAGTCCATCCACCGGGACAGCATGGACTCCCCCAGAACCCCGACCAGGGTGGCAGGTAACCATGGAGACAGCCACTCTCAGGGCTCACCGCCTGTGTCTGCCCAAGTGCCACCCATCTGGCACCACAGCTAGCTGTGTGCCATCTGCAATAAAACACTGTTTCTCTGCAGCTCAGTGTGGCTTCTTATGGTAGACTAGAGAGTGTACTAGTTCTGGTTGAGATCTACATGCCAACTAGTACTATTAAGAAATTGCTTCATTATGAAAGCAACTTCTTTACAATCCAGTAGCTAACCCTGCCTGATTTCTTAACTGCTTTGCCAAACCAATTCAACCAATTTGAtcttgtaatgtaatgtaatgtgaggCTTGAATCGATCTCTGATAATCTGGCAAGGACATCTCATTATGCTATGTGGGACTCTGTATGGTTTCCATGGCATCCATCATCATTCTTTGACTACGAAAGTGAACTCAAAATCAAAGTCCTGCCAAATTTAAGGAGCCATACAGAGATATGTATGTGTTTGTAAACATCAAATGATGCTGCAGAT
This window encodes:
- the LOC139408961 gene encoding calmodulin-regulated spectrin-associated protein 2-like encodes the protein MGEVTDAKELKNTFIVPAIKSFDRYDFSRAKICCSLTWLVAKAFVTDSVPADLKEPFYTDQYDQEHLKPPVANLLLSADLYCRAGSLILKSDAAKPLIGHDDVIQALAQKGLYITDQERLVTERDLRKRPIQMSAHLAVIDTLMTAYTVETVSLEKVVACVLQYSSHNDEDGDTPYDTEDAMTSWINKVNEYLKDIISQELRREMQSVEPVGKPGSPTKWYMKLVPARYRKEQAVAQQVPWIPPVDNLLKDTTDGCALATLLHFYCPQLVKLEDICLKESMSLVDSLYNLQLVQEFCQQHLNRCCHFSLEDMVYASSSVKNNYLVFMAELFWWFEVVKPSFVQPRVLDTEGKQFFPALTSLRNMPSVPISNVTKTSFVERPPSPERPSLPLQPQPRNSGEIKRSTSMSFVDGCVGTWPKEKRSGPYGVSFDIPFDKEDTAQTSTPPGRSMTRSASTEGFKVQQMPRGMKRNLSFQPINGQGTGIEEEGRLDNLAGPDLPRQPGRPEPPGGPLRFPNGGSNLDRHGNGIATPSMEEALQIIHNTGRQAPQRPLTEGIKNGFFLHSPNQGRGGGEVGLDPNARPEKRDLDSLSTTDTTEVDTGIHVRTEDIAETLDEDSSLREALSMELDMDTPSPCPSSSGYAKSPSTSSGTKMTSFAEQKFRKLGVPESGGRSSSSGGGSSLKTTPEGSELGLPLSVSWAPTPEHSPVHQQIAPLTQDTPTGPAQAPLPSDPAQAMATEMVELRMRLEEKRKAIEAQKKKVEAAFTRHRQRMGRSIFLDVVKRKGDGASGVGGQEEGGKTTTEDERKTGRSKADTPDGAEQGQGLSGARWLKSSSSGGGGGGGGGGGGEEGGQGPAGGQGPGEVDLAEYTRSIEKLNHSLGFLQTEMQRLAQQQEVIMAMREQKQQQAWVIPPPQTSPQKYAHASTRSSGSPSPADSPRSAHRSPTSIKRKSASFHSRNPRTPRPSELKLAPYNRCLTAPQSVDSLPRLRRFSPFQPMAFAYMGEKPAGQTTETEDKDRDRDTEPLLSPETEAGNASSPSSPAKDKQKRQEGTREIAKKDEAEEHEEMEVEEKKQVKMDDLKPIIVSTVSEVLAQPVKETFTVTPTETPLISDLFGGARSNLIEVPLYVFKPLEGEGMEESGDMEGIYGDDEKMSCGFFFKDDGKGESNMAQKRAALVEKRLRREKETQQKKLQQEAELEQKKEEARVKAEEEHVRKEEEKARREFIKQEYMRRKQLKLMEDMDTVMKPRLAGSKQRRARPKSIHRDSMDSPRTPTRVAVSSLSLASLNLGDSDSVHSEKRTPRSASLHSGSLCFFLSSPKLRRRRPDSADGFLSPCRSGSRNGEDDWENGSTTSSVKSNTEYTGPKLYKEPSSKSNKHIIQNALAHCCLAGKVNEGQKNKILEEIEKSEANNFLVLFRDGGCQFRSLYTYCPETDEATKLTGIGPNRITRKMIEGLYKYNSDRKQFSQIPAKTMSASVDAITIHGHLWQTKKPATPKKVVPAKP